From Deltaproteobacteria bacterium, one genomic window encodes:
- a CDS encoding nucleotidyltransferase family protein, with protein sequence MKNIKKKLSKYKPTLEEQYKIREIGVFGSYVRGEQKKKSDLDILVDFYEPISLLNFIRLENQLSKYLGIKVDLVMKDALKPRIGSHILKEVVNI encoded by the coding sequence CTGAAAAATATAAAAAAGAAATTAAGCAAGTATAAGCCCACTCTTGAGGAGCAATACAAGATTAGGGAGATCGGAGTTTTTGGCTCCTATGTCCGTGGCGAGCAGAAGAAAAAAAGCGATTTAGATATACTCGTTGATTTCTATGAGCCTATAAGCCTGCTTAATTTTATACGCCTTGAAAACCAGCTTAGTAAATATTTGGGTATTAAGGTTGACCTTGTCATGAAGGATGCATTGAAGCCGAGAATCGGAAGCCATATACTGAAAGAGGTAGTCAATATATGA